From one Marmota flaviventris isolate mMarFla1 chromosome 1, mMarFla1.hap1, whole genome shotgun sequence genomic stretch:
- the Kctd6 gene encoding BTB/POZ domain-containing protein KCTD6 translates to MDNGDWGYMMTDPVTLNVGGHLYTTSLTTLTRYPDSMLGAMFGGDFPTARDPQGNYFIDRDGPLFRYVLNFLRTSELTLPLDFKEFDLLRKEADFYQIEPLIQCLNDPKPLYPMDTFEEVVELSSTRKLSKYSNPVAVIITQLTITTKVHSLLEGISNYFTKWNKHMMDTRDCQVSFTFGPCDYHQEVSLRVHLMEYITKQGFTIRNTRVHHMSERANENTVEHNWTFCRLARKTDD, encoded by the exons ATGGATAATGGAGACTGGGGCTATATG atgaCTGACCCAGTCACGTTAAATGTAGGTGGACACTTGTATACGACATCTCTCACCACATTGACGCGTTATCCAGATTCCATGCTTGGAGCTATGTTTGGGGGGGACTTCCCCACAGCTCGAGACCCTCAAGGCAATTACTTCATTGATCGAGATGGACCTCTTTTCCGATATGTCCTCAACTTCTTAAGAACTTCAGAATTGACCTTACCCCTGGATTTTAAGGAATTTGATCTGCTTCGGAAAGAAGCAGATTTTTACCAGATCGAGCCCTTGATTCAATGTCTCAACGACCCAAAGCCTTTGTATCCTATGGATACTTTTGAAGAGGTTGTGGAGCTCTCTAGTACCCGGAAGCTTTCTAAGTACTCCAATCCAGTGGCTGTTATCATAACTCAATTAACCATTACCACCAAGGTCCATTCCTTACTAGAAGGCATCTCGAATTATTTTACCAAGTGGAATAAGCACATGATGGACACCAGAGACTGCCAGGTTTCCTTTACTTTTGGACCCTGTGATTATCACCAGGAAGTTTCTCTGCGGGTCCACCTCATGGAATACATTACAAAACAAGGTTTCACGATCCGCAACACTCGCGTGCATCACATGAGTGAGCGGGCCAATGAGAACACAGTGGAGCACAACTGGACTTTCTGTAGACTAGCCCGGAAGACGGATGACTGA